The DNA window AAGACTAAGACTTGTATTTAATTTTTTAGTAAATTATACTAAAACTATAACTGATAATACCTTTACACCACCATTTAATTTTGATGATGTAAAAACTGATAGGGATAAACTGGAGCTAGTTATTGAGCAATATAAATTAACAAAGTATATGGTATCTGGTGGAGCAATAGCCAAAAAAGACTATATGAAATATTTGGAAGAACTGGAGCTGTATGAAACATTTAGCAAGGATAAAGCTATAATGACAATGATTGATTATAAGATTGCTAGGTTTAGTAATGAAATATTTGAAGAAATGGGAGTAAAGATAATTGATAGGTTAGATAATGGGGCAGTAATATTGCAGGATATGGGACTATATAAAAATTGATTCTAAGGAGTTGATAAAATGAAGATGTTAGATGTAAATGAGGTTAAGACAATATTAAAAGTTAGTAAACCAAAAGCCTATGAAATAATAAGAAATTTAAACACTGAGCTAAAAAATAAAGGTTTTTTTACTGTACAGGGTAAAATTAGAGAAGACTATTTATTTGAAAGAATGGGAGTTTAGCAATGAGTGCAGAAAAAGAAAAAATAAAAGGAGAGTATATGGGACGATGGAATGCTAGATTCACAATAAAGCTTTTAAATAACAAAAGTAAGAGAATATTTAAAAGAGGTTTTAACAGTAAAAAAGAAGCCCTAGAATATGAAAAAAAAGTAATCTTAGATAATAGTTTAGGCTCTAATATCCCCTTTAAAGTAGCGGTTAATCAGTATTTAGAATTTAAAAAGCTACGAATAAAGGAACTAACCTATATGAATATGTCAAATATATTAAATAGCATTACATATTTTGATAATCTTTTAATATCTGATATAACACCAATTCAAATAAGCAATTTTCAAAATGATTTACTTAGAAAATATAAAGGCAGCTCAATAAGGACTATAAATGCATATGTTAAAATGTTATTTACCTGGTGTGTGAGATATAAGAATTTAACAAGTAATCCATTTGATATGGTGGATAGATTAAAATTGGAGGTATCTAAAAGAATGAGTATTATAACAGTTAGTGAATTTAATCAAATAGTAGAACAAGTTAATAATCCTGATATGAAGTTAATGTTTAAATTATTATTTTGGACAGGGCTAAGAATTGGAGAGACTAGAGCTCTAAAGATTAATGACATAGATTTTAATAATAAAACTATATCAGTAACAAAGTCATATACTAATTTAAGTGGTAAAAGCATTATAACAACTCCAAAAACAAAAGGAAGTATAAGAGTTATAAAGATTGATGATGTCTTATTGAGTGAGATAAAAGACTATATTGATAAAGTTAAATATATTTTGGATGATAATTTTATATTTAGATTTAATAAGGCAAGTTATAGATATAACTTTAAAAATGCAACTATAAAAGTATTAGGAAGAGATTTGAGAGTCCATGACCTAAGACATAGCCATGCAAGTTTTTTAATTAATAATGGTGTGGATATACTCTTAATATCAAAGAGATTAGGACATAGTAACACAGCAATGACATTAAATGTTTATAGTCATTTGTATCCTGATAGAGAAAATGAGGCTATAAATTTAATAAATAAGCTAAAAGTCAATAAATAAAACATGATCTACTAAGGGAGTTTCAATAACTCCTTTTCTTTATATCTGGTGCATAAATGGAGCAAGGAAAAATATTTTATAGATTTTTATTATATATTAGAATAAAAAATAAAATAATTAGTAAATTTATAAAAAAAAGAAAATAGCTTAAATAATAATCTTGAAAAAATTTTAGTACTTTTAGAAAAAGAAAACATTTAAAATTAAAAAGAGAATTTTTTATTTTTAATATTTGAAAAATCCTCTTAATTCTAATTATAACCTAAACTTTTCCATCAATACTATTTGACAAACACTCTTTTTCGTCAGGTGTTATAGCAATTAAAAGAACACTCACTATAAATAAAATACTTGCTACTATAAAATTTAATTGAAATTTTACATTAAATACAATTATCTCAAAAATTATAGTCCATATAATATAACTGATATTTAAAGAAATTCCTCTTGCAACTCCTACGATAGACATAGAATAATACCACAAGAAAAATGATAGAGAACCTATTACTGAAATTAAAGCTATATATAAAGCAATGTTGGATTTAAGAACTATGAAAACCAAATTATAAGCCCTTATATATGGTATAATCAAAAAACTATAAAATACTGTCGATGTTAATTGCCTTATGAAAATAGCAATACTAGGTTCTGTGTCTGCATTCTTATATTTTAAAATATAAGAAGCTATTAAACCTTCCAAAGCCCATCCAAAAATACATAATATTAAAGAAAATATACCTAATATAGAAATCTTATCTGAATCCATTTCATTTACCTGAAAATTTAATATAAATATTCCTGCCATATTTATTAATACAGCTATAATCATCTTTAAATTTATTTTTTCTTTCAAAAAAACTACTGATAAGATAGTTCCTAGGATTAAATATGTGCAAGAAAATGAAGCTGTATAGGATGCTCCCATATATTTTATTCCTAAAAGATAGCCACTCATACCTATGGGTCCACCAAATAATGCACCTAAAAAAATTAAAAACATATTTTTAGATTTTATAGTTCTTTTTAATTCAAATAACTTTCTTTTTCTCCATAAATAAAAGAAAAGCCATATTGATGAAAAAAAATCATGTAAAAATACTATTACTAATACAGGAATAAACATTTTTTCTATATAAGAATTAAAAATAATATTTTTAGTAATTAAATTATTAATTATTGTATACAAAGCCCAAGTTATCCCCGAAAAAAGCCCTGCAATTACTCCATATTTGTAAGATTTATCCATAATTTTAAATCCTCCAACCTTTTTTGGGCACTAATTAGTCTTTTTATTCCATATTCTCCAAAAGAGACACCATTCATTTCTTTAAATATTGTCCATATACTCCACAAAAAATCCTGACAAATCTTATGAATTTCCATTCTTATCTTAACAGTTGAATTTATATTATTTTCAAAGTAATAATCTAAAAGTTCTTTTTCTTCATCATCTGATAAATTAGACTCTATTGAAAATGCTGCTAAATCCCATATAGGATCATTTAATCCTGAGTATTCCCAGTCAATTAGAAATAAACTATCTTCTTTTTTTAAAAAATTTTCAGGAACAGTATCATTATGGCAAGAAACTAATTCTATATTAAAAGATTTTAAAATTTCTTTTAATTTAAAAACATCTTTTTTTAATTCTAAATAGCCATCATAAAATTTACCATTTTCTTTATTTATTAATTCCTCATATCTTTTCATTTCTTTAAAAGGGTCAAATATATTTGGAAATATTATTTGAGAATTATGTAATTTTTTTAGAATAACAGCAACTTTCTTCAAATTATATTTTGCATTACTAGGTGTTAACATTTCTGAATTATTTATATATTCAGATAATTTAATTCCACTTTTTTCATCAAAAAAATATAAATTAGAATCTATGTTTATTGTTGATATCAACTTTAAATTATTCTTTTCATTATATCTGTTTATTATACTTTCAGTTCCTTCACCAGGTTTTCTTAAAACATATTTTTTTGAATTTATTTCAATTAGATAATTTTTATTTGTCATTCCTCCAATAAATTGAATATCCCCTATATCTTTTAAATCAATTTTTAAGTTTGATATTAAGATCTCTTTTATTTTTTGTATTTCATTTTGAAAAGAATTAATTGGTAAAATATCTTTATAACTTTTATCTAGTTCAATAAGTTCTTCTAAACTGTCAATTTCATAAATTACATTATCTTTAATTTTTTCAATACCTATATCAAATTTATGAATATTTTCTTTAATTATATGATCCCAATAATATTTTTTTAATTTTATTTCATCTTTCACATAGATTTCAACGATTTTTTTTAATTTTTGACAATCTTCATCTGTAAAAAATGAAATACCTGACATAATATAGTTTTCTGAACCACCTATTTCTATTTTTCTTATTTTTCCATCATTATTTAACAGTAACTGCCATTCATTATTAAACATATTTATTTTTTTAGAAAAATATTTTGATTCATCTATATCCTTTTTGAAAATATTCCTTGTTAAGTAAATATCACCATCTAAAATATATGAATCTTTTAAAAATTCTCTTATTAAATAAAATGAATATATATTGTTATACTCTTTATACTTAGGATTATAAATAAGCTTTACTTCTTTATATTTATCTCTAAGATATTCAAACTTATCTTTCATATAACCTGTCACAATAACAATCTCTTCTATTCCTTTTTGTAAAAGATATTCTATGTTTTTTTCTATCATAGGTTTTTCAAATATTTTTACCAAAGGCTTTGGAGTTGATAAAGTCAAAGGATTTAGTCTTGTTCCCATTCCTGCTGCTATTATTTATGAATCTTTTAAAAATTCTCTTATTAAATAAAATGAATATATATTGTTATACTCTTTATACTTAGGATTATAAATAAGCTTTACTTCTTTATATTTATCTCTAAGATATTCAAACTTATCTTTCATATAACCTGTCACAATAACAATCTCTTCTATTCCTTTTTGTAAAAGATATTCTATGTTTTTTTCTATCATAGGTTTTTCAAATATTTTTACCAAAGGCTTTGGAGTTGATAAAGTCAAAGGATTTAGTCTTGTTCCCATTCCTGCTGCTATTATTATTGCATTCATTATATACTTTCTCCTTTATACCTAATTTATCCATCTATACTTTCTTTCAATAATCCTTGTTACTTATAATAAAACTTATGGCTATAATAGTAAAAACTAATTGATATATTTTTTCAAAATAAAAACTTACTTCAATTAAACCATAAAAATTAATAAATACAAAAGTAGAAATTGCAAACAATTTAATATATTTTTTCAATCTATTATTCTCTTTTAAATAATTTTTTAGCATACTCATAAAAAGATTTATTAAAAAAATAATATATACACTTAATGTTAATAATCCCTGAGTTACAGCAGTTTCTATAAAGTTATTATGATAATGATCTATCTTTTCGTTGGCTGAGTGCAACTTTTGACCTTTGTAGAAAAAAAATCCTTTTCCAATAATTCTATAATTTTTAGCTTCTTTAATCCCATCTAAAAATATTGTATATCTGGCATCTTTTTCTATCTTTTCTTTAGTCATAATTGACCTTTCTATTCTTTTTACTACCATAATTTTATCTGTTTTACTTGTATATTTAAACAAAGAAAATACAAGTGTAAAAGTTACAATTGCAGCAATTAAACCTTTTTTCCAATCTAATATAGTAAAAATTAAAATTATTGTTGCTGGAATTGCTAAAAAAGCCCCTCTTGATTGAGTAAAAAATGCTAACATCAAAGTAATTATAGTGTAACAGGCTAATAGGATTTTTATATATATTTTTTTATAGTAAAAAAAAGAAAAAAATCCTAATAATAGGTATATTCCTATTTCAGCAGCATACTTTGGAGTGGAAGTATTACCTACTATTCTATAAGTTGATATGATGTCTAAATTTTTATAAGTATCTATTATTCCATTATAAATAGAGGGAATTGAAATAAGTAAAAGTATCGGTAATACATATTTTATATACTTATCTTCTAATTTATAATTTAATAAAACTAGCATAAATCCAACACTAAATATTGTTGCATGCGAAAAAACATAAAATTTATCATTTCCTTTGTCATCAACAATAAAATAAGAAATACTGACTAAAATAAGATATATAACACTAATTATAATATCTCTTTTATGTATTAGATATCCTTTTATCCCATTTTTAAAAGAATAAATAGCAATTAAAAACATTATAAATATTGAAATAATATCTTTTGTATCTCCACCTCTACGAGATAAAAAAAATAGATATACAAGCATTGAAACTACTATCAAATTATTTAAAAATTCATATTTTTTGTTATTAGTATTCATATTAAATTTTCCATCCTTTTTCTCTTAGTTTCTTCTTAAATTCCTTAATTTTCCTTACGAAATAAAGTTTTTTAAATTTTTTAACAGTTAAAGCAAAATAATAAAATATATTTTTAGAATATGGATATTTCATATTTTTATATGTGTCTATTTTCATAGTCAACATATCATAATGAGCTCTATAGTTTCCAAAAAACATTTTTTTACCTTGAGTGTCTAAAATAAAAATTTTTCCATTTGAATTTAAAAAATTACTAGGATTAAAATCTCCATGATAAAAACCTTTTTTATGAATTTTTTTAATTAATTCTATAAGAACATCTAAGTTTTTTTCTTCTATCTTCCCTTCAATTTTTTCCATTAAAAAAAGAGAATAATTTATCATCTTATTTTTTCTTCTTACTATAGCTAAAAATGGTCTTGCATACTCCTTAAATCCATATTTATCAATTAATTTGTTGATATTTATAAGAGTACTAACTGCTTCTCCCTTTTTAAAAAGTGTCATTATTTTTCTTTGAGGTATAATATATTCATTTCTTGGTTCTTTAATAATAAAATTATTTCCCTCAATTTCTATCTCTGAAACATAATTTCTTTTACTATCTTTCAAAATTTTTATTGTTTTAAAATCTTTTTCTATTATTTTTTTTCCAAACTCTAAGTACTTATCCTCACAGTAAAAAATCTTAAATCCTTTATAATCTTCTTCTTTTATCATAATTTCCTTCTTTATATTGAAAATTTTACTCTCATATTTTTTAAACATTATATCATATAAAAGTATATTTTTTTATATTAGACTTTTATTTATTCAAACTTTATTATATAATGACTTATGATTTATTTTGGAGGGTTACTATATGTTAAAAAAAATCTGGAAACAAAAATTATTAGACTCTTATGTAAAATTTTTCTTAAAAGAACCTGAAATTAATAATAATATTTTTATCACTTCTACAGACGGTATTGGAGACAATATAATAAGATTAAATTTACTTGAAGAAATTTTAAATCAATATGGTAATGATAAATGCTATATTCTTTGTGATATAAAAGTAGTTCCTTTGTTAAAAACAATTGGTTTCAAAAATATTATAGTTTTTACTAAAAGAATGAGACGATATTTATTTGGAAAAATAAAGTTATTAAAATTTTTGTATCAAAAAGGATTTAATAAAATTATTTCTTTGGAGTATGATCAGCATGATTTTGATATTCAATATTTTAAAAATTTAGATTCTTATTGTTTAGATAATAAATTTCATCCTGAAATGAATCAATATTATAAATATGTTATTTCAACTGATTTTAAAGTAACTGAAGAAACGATAGTAAAAGCTTTTAAAATTTTATTTAATAAAAATATTGTAGAACAAGATGCTATTCCTAATTTAAGAAAATACTATTCCAAAAAATTAGAAAATATGGATACTTTAGTTGTTGGAATTGGTGCTGGAGCAAGAAACAAAATGCTAAAACCTAATTTACTATGTGAAATTCTTAAGTTATTTGTAAAGAAAAAAAATATAAAAAAAATTATTTTTTTAGGTGCTGGAGATAGAGATCAAAAATATTTAAATGAGATAAGAAAATATATTAATTTTACTGATTTTAATATTGAAAATCTAGTGAATAAAATTTCTCTTGAAAAAAGTATTGATATTATCTCAGAATGTCAATATTATCTTGGATTTGAGTCTGGATTATTTCATATAGCTGCCTCTTTAAAAATTAAGACTTACGGAATTTTTACAGAAATTAATGAATTTTCCCATAGCAATTGGGAAAATGTTACTCTTTTTTCTGGAAGTCCAAGTATTTTAAATAATGATGAATATTTTGGAAATCCTAAATTAAACAATATTTCTCTTGAAGAAATAGAAAAGCTTTTATAAGATAATTTTCTATAAATAGAAAAATATGGAAATTAAACTCTATCTTTAACCTTATATCTAAAATTTTAGCTATAGTTTATATTTCCATATTTTATTTTCTAATTTAAAATTAATTTTTCATAATCTTTAATCACTTCTTCTCTACTAAACTTTTGAATCTCTTTTTCTATTAACTCTTTATTTAGACTACTATTTTTTAAAGATTCAATAATATAATAAGCAAGTTTTTCATAATCACCAATTTCATATAAATCTCCAATTCTTCCATTTTCTAAAATTTCCTTTGGTCCAGTTGGACAAGAACTTGAAATTACCTTTTTATTTAAAATTAAGGCTTCAATTAATACAGTTGGTAACCCTTCATACTTTGAACTATGAACAAATATTTTTGCTTGTTTTAACCAAGGGTAAGGGTTTTTTATACTTCCCAATAAAATTATATCTTTTTCCATATTTTCATTTGCAATCATCTTTTCAATTTTCTCTCTGTCAGGTCCATCACCAAGAATTAGTAATTTTTCAGCTATTCCTCCTAATTCTTTTGCTCTCTTAAAGCCTTTAATTAATGTTGGAAAATCTTTTTGATGAGTTGTTAATCTAGCAATTGCTATAATAAAATTTTCTTTATAATATACATTTTCAACATTTTCTTCTGATAAAGTTAAAATTCTATTAAAGTTAAATGGATTGTAAATTCTCAATAACTTATCTTTCAAAAAAGGAAATAAATTAGCTGTTTCTTCTTTCATTTCATCACATATTGTAACTATGTTATTATATTGTTGCAATCTTTTTCCTAATCTTGTTATTCTACTTTCTTTTTCATACCAATTTTTAATAGAAGCATGAACCCAAGCTATCTTTTTATCAACATCTATCATTCTTACATATTTTGAAAGTCCCATATCAAAATCTATAACCACATCATATTTCTTATTCTTTACTAATTTTTTTAGATTAGACTTTTTAACATAACTCTCATAATTCATCAATAAGTTATAAATTATTTTATAGAATATATTTTTCTTTTTTCTTCTGAAAGAATCAGTAATTTTTATTAATTTTTCTGATTTTAAATAAAAAATTTCTATTTCTTTTGGTATATCTTTTTCAAAAACATTTAAAGTTTTAGTACCATCTTCTATCACTAAATCAATATCTATCTTACTCTTATCTATATTTTGTAAAACTTCTACTAAAACTCTTTCTATTCCTCCCATTCTTAGACTTCCATTATAAAATAATACTTTTTTTTTCATCTAAACTCCTCTATTTTCAAATTTTTAATATCAAAAGTATTTTTCTGAATCTTACTATATAAAATCTCCTACTTTTTTATTATTTTAAAATCACTTCCTTGATAATGTTCTGGAAATCTTTTTTCTTTTGGAGGCAAATCCATATAACTATAATATAATTTTTTTAAATAAGTATCATAATTATTAGGAACATTAAATTCAACTCCTTCAAATTTTATTTTTTTTAAAGGAAATATTTCATCTTCCTTCCAAATAATTAGATGAAAACCACAATCAGGTGTGTATGCAATATTTGGCATTACTTTTTTCCCTTTTTTTGCCTTAGTAATGATGCTATTCATTTTTCTTTCAATATTCTTATAATTAAATAATTTTGTCTTTTCTAATTTTCTTTTTAAATTGATTAACATATTAGTAAAAAATAATGTAAGAGAAAATCTTTCTATTTTATTTCTCTTTAGATGAAAAAAAGAATTCCAAAATTTTAATAGTAAAGAATTTGGATAATAACTCACCAAAAAAATATCTATATCTAAATCTGTAATAGTATCTCCCACTTGAACTTTTTCTTTTTTAGAAATAGCTTTATAAAAATTAACTTCTTTACTTGTATTTACAATTTCAAAGTTTTCACTTTGATAATTTTCTTTTAAAAATTTGGCATCTTCTTCCATAATTACAATATCAATATCATCATCCCATGGTATAAAACCACCATGTCTTACTGCTCCTAAAAGTGTTCCTGAATCTAACCAGTATTTT is part of the Fusobacterium nucleatum genome and encodes:
- a CDS encoding lipopolysaccharide biosynthesis protein gives rise to the protein MIKEEDYKGFKIFYCEDKYLEFGKKIIEKDFKTIKILKDSKRNYVSEIEIEGNNFIIKEPRNEYIIPQRKIMTLFKKGEAVSTLININKLIDKYGFKEYARPFLAIVRRKNKMINYSLFLMEKIEGKIEEKNLDVLIELIKKIHKKGFYHGDFNPSNFLNSNGKIFILDTQGKKMFFGNYRAHYDMLTMKIDTYKNMKYPYSKNIFYYFALTVKKFKKLYFVRKIKEFKKKLREKGWKI
- a CDS encoding site-specific integrase gives rise to the protein MSAEKEKIKGEYMGRWNARFTIKLLNNKSKRIFKRGFNSKKEALEYEKKVILDNSLGSNIPFKVAVNQYLEFKKLRIKELTYMNMSNILNSITYFDNLLISDITPIQISNFQNDLLRKYKGSSIRTINAYVKMLFTWCVRYKNLTSNPFDMVDRLKLEVSKRMSIITVSEFNQIVEQVNNPDMKLMFKLLFWTGLRIGETRALKINDIDFNNKTISVTKSYTNLSGKSIITTPKTKGSIRVIKIDDVLLSEIKDYIDKVKYILDDNFIFRFNKASYRYNFKNATIKVLGRDLRVHDLRHSHASFLINNGVDILLISKRLGHSNTAMTLNVYSHLYPDRENEAINLINKLKVNK
- a CDS encoding NTP transferase domain-containing protein, which codes for MNAIIIAAGMGTRLNPLTLSTPKPLVKIFEKPMIEKNIEYLLQKGIEEIVIVTGYMKDKFEYLRDKYKEVKLIYNPKYKEYNNIYSFYLIREFLKDS
- a CDS encoding DMT family transporter — its product is MDKSYKYGVIAGLFSGITWALYTIINNLITKNIIFNSYIEKMFIPVLVIVFLHDFFSSIWLFFYLWRKRKLFELKRTIKSKNMFLIFLGALFGGPIGMSGYLLGIKYMGASYTASFSCTYLILGTILSVVFLKEKINLKMIIAVLINMAGIFILNFQVNEMDSDKISILGIFSLILCIFGWALEGLIASYILKYKNADTEPSIAIFIRQLTSTVFYSFLIIPYIRAYNLVFIVLKSNIALYIALISVIGSLSFFLWYYSMSIVGVARGISLNISYIIWTIIFEIIVFNVKFQLNFIVASILFIVSVLLIAITPDEKECLSNSIDGKV
- a CDS encoding O-antigen ligase family protein; translation: MNTNNKKYEFLNNLIVVSMLVYLFFLSRRGGDTKDIISIFIMFLIAIYSFKNGIKGYLIHKRDIIISVIYLILVSISYFIVDDKGNDKFYVFSHATIFSVGFMLVLLNYKLEDKYIKYVLPILLLISIPSIYNGIIDTYKNLDIISTYRIVGNTSTPKYAAEIGIYLLLGFFSFFYYKKIYIKILLACYTIITLMLAFFTQSRGAFLAIPATIILIFTILDWKKGLIAAIVTFTLVFSLFKYTSKTDKIMVVKRIERSIMTKEKIEKDARYTIFLDGIKEAKNYRIIGKGFFFYKGQKLHSANEKIDHYHNNFIETAVTQGLLTLSVYIIFLINLFMSMLKNYLKENNRLKKYIKLFAISTFVFINFYGLIEVSFYFEKIYQLVFTIIAISFIISNKDY
- a CDS encoding phosphotransferase; this encodes MGTRLNPLTLSTPKPLVKIFEKPMIEKNIEYLLQKGIEEIVIVTGYMKDKFEYLRDKYKEVKLIYNPKYKEYNNIYSFYLIREFLKDSYILDGDIYLTRNIFKKDIDESKYFSKKINMFNNEWQLLLNNDGKIRKIEIGGSENYIMSGISFFTDEDCQKLKKIVEIYVKDEIKLKKYYWDHIIKENIHKFDIGIEKIKDNVIYEIDSLEELIELDKSYKDILPINSFQNEIQKIKEILISNLKIDLKDIGDIQFIGGMTNKNYLIEINSKKYVLRKPGEGTESIINRYNEKNNLKLISTINIDSNLYFFDEKSGIKLSEYINNSEMLTPSNAKYNLKKVAVILKKLHNSQIIFPNIFDPFKEMKRYEELINKENGKFYDGYLELKKDVFKLKEILKSFNIELVSCHNDTVPENFLKKEDSLFLIDWEYSGLNDPIWDLAAFSIESNLSDDEEKELLDYYFENNINSTVKIRMEIHKICQDFLWSIWTIFKEMNGVSFGEYGIKRLISAQKRLEDLKLWINLTNME
- a CDS encoding LicD family protein yields the protein MYNSTELRKIQEKKLEILIDVVKFCTEKKIKYWLDSGTLLGAVRHGGFIPWDDDIDIVIMEEDAKFLKENYQSENFEIVNTSKEVNFYKAISKKEKVQVGDTITDLDIDIFLVSYYPNSLLLKFWNSFFHLKRNKIERFSLTLFFTNMLINLKRKLEKTKLFNYKNIERKMNSIITKAKKGKKVMPNIAYTPDCGFHLIIWKEDEIFPLKKIKFEGVEFNVPNNYDTYLKKLYYSYMDLPPKEKRFPEHYQGSDFKIIKK
- a CDS encoding lipopolysaccharide heptosyltransferase family protein, with protein sequence MLKKIWKQKLLDSYVKFFLKEPEINNNIFITSTDGIGDNIIRLNLLEEILNQYGNDKCYILCDIKVVPLLKTIGFKNIIVFTKRMRRYLFGKIKLLKFLYQKGFNKIISLEYDQHDFDIQYFKNLDSYCLDNKFHPEMNQYYKYVISTDFKVTEETIVKAFKILFNKNIVEQDAIPNLRKYYSKKLENMDTLVVGIGAGARNKMLKPNLLCEILKLFVKKKNIKKIIFLGAGDRDQKYLNEIRKYINFTDFNIENLVNKISLEKSIDIISECQYYLGFESGLFHIAASLKIKTYGIFTEINEFSHSNWENVTLFSGSPSILNNDEYFGNPKLNNISLEEIEKLL
- a CDS encoding glycosyltransferase; protein product: MKKKVLFYNGSLRMGGIERVLVEVLQNIDKSKIDIDLVIEDGTKTLNVFEKDIPKEIEIFYLKSEKLIKITDSFRRKKKNIFYKIIYNLLMNYESYVKKSNLKKLVKNKKYDVVIDFDMGLSKYVRMIDVDKKIAWVHASIKNWYEKESRITRLGKRLQQYNNIVTICDEMKEETANLFPFLKDKLLRIYNPFNFNRILTLSEENVENVYYKENFIIAIARLTTHQKDFPTLIKGFKRAKELGGIAEKLLILGDGPDREKIEKMIANENMEKDIILLGSIKNPYPWLKQAKIFVHSSKYEGLPTVLIEALILNKKVISSSCPTGPKEILENGRIGDLYEIGDYEKLAYYIIESLKNSSLNKELIEKEIQKFSREEVIKDYEKLILN